The genomic region GACAACCACATAAATAGCTATGAAAGCCACCCCAGCATAATAAACTCTATCTAAATCAAAAATATTAACATCCGTGAAGAAATTCATGCTGGCACCTTGCCCTGCATTTGAATAAGGAATCCATAAAGTAATCTCTTCAGATAATGCTTGATAAAAGCGGCTAGCCACGACTAATGACACAATACTTGCTACAAAATAGTAAGCTTGTAAAATAATACCTCGTGAATAGCCAATGTAAAAATGCCAAGCTAAAATCAGCAAAATAAAAACTGATAACATATATTATTCCTCATCAGAATCAGATTTGCTGGCTTTCTCCTTGATATCGTCAATCGCCTCAGAGCGGAGAGCCGTCAATTCTTTTTCCATTTTTTCAACTTCAATCTCACGACTAAGCTGAGTTGAAAGCAAATTGAGAGCCAT from Streptococcus lutetiensis harbors:
- a CDS encoding CvpA family protein — translated: MLSVFILLILAWHFYIGYSRGIILQAYYFVASIVSLVVASRFYQALSEEITLWIPYSNAGQGASMNFFTDVNIFDLDRVYYAGVAFIAIYVVVYALFRLLGIVVHLLPLHHFDNVKVNCVSGVLAILVTLISCNLLLTLLATVPMSMVQNLLSSSWLARLIINDFQPLAGIIKSLWVTAILG